One stretch of Ammoniphilus sp. CFH 90114 DNA includes these proteins:
- a CDS encoding cysteine hydrolase family protein, giving the protein MSTALILVDIQNDYFPNGKMELSNPVIAAEKASQILTWFRQNNLPIFHIQHISIHEGAGFFLPNTKGAEINERVLPLEQESIIIKHTPNSFFKTELESKLREHGVTKLVICGMMTHMCIDATVRAAMELGFESTLIEDACSTRDLVYQDKVVPADQVHYAFVSALHGIYANVVSTEGFLQQQG; this is encoded by the coding sequence ATGAGTACAGCTTTAATCCTCGTGGATATTCAAAATGACTATTTTCCGAATGGAAAGATGGAACTGAGCAATCCCGTCATAGCAGCCGAAAAAGCAAGTCAAATTCTTACATGGTTTAGACAAAACAACCTTCCTATTTTTCATATTCAGCATATCTCGATTCATGAAGGGGCAGGTTTCTTTCTTCCAAATACGAAGGGAGCCGAAATAAACGAACGCGTTTTACCCTTAGAACAAGAGAGTATAATCATCAAACATACGCCTAATAGCTTTTTTAAGACCGAATTAGAAAGCAAATTAAGAGAACATGGAGTAACCAAGCTCGTCATTTGCGGTATGATGACGCATATGTGCATTGATGCGACCGTGCGTGCTGCCATGGAGTTGGGTTTTGAAAGTACCCTGATTGAAGATGCCTGTTCGACAAGGGACTTAGTTTATCAAGATAAAGTCGTGCCAGCAGATCAAGTTCATTATGCGTTTGTGAGTGCGCTTCATGGAATATATGCTAATGTTGTTTCAACTGAAGGGTTCCTACAACAACAAGGATAA